One Bacillota bacterium genomic window carries:
- a CDS encoding 30S ribosomal protein S21 — MPEIRIGKNESLDNALRRFKRQCQRSGVLSEIRRREHYDKPSVKRKKKSEAARKRNRRRFR, encoded by the coding sequence GTGCCTGAGATTAGAATCGGAAAAAACGAATCCCTCGACAATGCGCTGCGCAGATTTAAGCGGCAGTGCCAACGGTCAGGGGTTTTGTCTGAAATTCGTAGACGGGAACATTATGACAAGCCCAGCGTAAAACGCAAAAAAAAGTCGGAAGCGGCACGGAAGAGAAACAGAAGAAGGTTTCGTTAG
- a CDS encoding histidine triad nucleotide-binding protein — MAECIFCRIAAGEIPTDFLFQDEGLVAFNDINPQAPVHFLVVPKKHIPDLSSLAAADLELLPAVQQVIVKLTRELGIDRGGFRVVVNTGDDGGQTVPHLHFHVLGGRFLNWPPG; from the coding sequence ATGGCGGAGTGCATTTTTTGCCGGATTGCTGCCGGCGAAATTCCAACTGACTTTTTGTTTCAAGACGAAGGACTAGTGGCTTTCAACGATATTAACCCCCAGGCGCCGGTGCACTTTCTGGTCGTACCCAAAAAACATATCCCTGATCTGTCGTCGCTGGCTGCTGCCGACCTAGAGCTGCTGCCGGCCGTACAACAGGTAATTGTTAAGCTTACCCGTGAGCTAGGTATTGACCGGGGCGGATTTCGGGTAGTTGTTAACACCGGCGACGATGGTGGGCAAACGGTGCCTCATCTCCATTTCCATGTCTTGGGAGGCCGTTTCCTTAATTGGCCGCCAGGCTAA
- the floA gene encoding flotillin-like protein FloA (flotillin-like protein involved in membrane lipid rafts): MELLVLFFPLLLIVFALIVLFSFIPVGLWISALASGVQVGIVGLVGMRLRRVPPSRIVHPLIKATKAGLELTTNQLEAHFLAGGNVDRVVNALIAAHRAGIPLTFERAAAIDLAGRNVLEAVQMSVNPKVIETPTVAAVAKDGIELQAKARVTVRANIDRLVGGAGEATIIARVGEGIVTTIGSAESHKAVLENPDSISQTVLNKGLDAGTAFEILSIDIADVDVGRNIGAKLQTDQADADKRIAQAKAEERRAMAIAHEQEMRAVVQEMRSRVVEAEAEVPKAIAQALREGKFGVLDYQNLRNLMADTDMRESISRLAPKGPEPAGGSTPVRE; the protein is encoded by the coding sequence ATGGAATTGCTGGTTTTGTTTTTTCCTCTGTTACTCATAGTCTTCGCTCTAATCGTCCTGTTTTCCTTTATTCCGGTCGGTTTGTGGATTTCAGCCCTAGCCTCGGGAGTACAAGTGGGTATTGTTGGGTTGGTCGGAATGAGACTAAGGAGAGTGCCGCCCAGTCGGATTGTGCATCCGTTGATTAAAGCTACTAAGGCCGGTCTCGAACTTACCACTAACCAGCTGGAGGCTCATTTTCTGGCGGGCGGGAATGTAGACCGGGTAGTGAACGCACTGATTGCTGCCCACAGGGCCGGCATCCCCCTCACGTTTGAGCGTGCCGCTGCCATCGATTTGGCCGGCCGCAATGTGTTGGAAGCAGTGCAAATGAGCGTTAACCCTAAAGTAATCGAGACTCCGACTGTAGCGGCCGTGGCCAAAGACGGTATTGAATTGCAGGCCAAAGCCAGAGTTACTGTGCGGGCCAATATCGACCGGTTGGTAGGTGGAGCCGGCGAAGCCACTATTATTGCCCGTGTAGGCGAAGGGATTGTAACCACCATCGGCAGCGCCGAGTCCCACAAAGCCGTACTGGAAAACCCGGACAGCATCTCTCAGACAGTTCTTAACAAGGGGTTGGATGCAGGGACGGCGTTTGAGATTCTGTCGATTGATATTGCCGATGTAGATGTGGGACGAAATATCGGTGCCAAGCTGCAGACCGACCAGGCCGATGCCGACAAGCGCATTGCCCAGGCCAAAGCCGAAGAACGGCGAGCCATGGCCATCGCCCATGAGCAAGAAATGAGAGCCGTAGTCCAGGAAATGAGAAGCCGGGTAGTGGAAGCAGAAGCCGAAGTGCCCAAGGCTATCGCTCAAGCCTTGCGAGAAGGCAAGTTCGGTGTGTTGGATTACCAAAATTTAAGAAACCTTATGGCCGATACCGATATGCGCGAATCAATTTCTCGGTTGGCACCCAAAGGCCCGGAACCGGCGGGCGGATCTACTCCTGTTAGGGAGTAA
- a CDS encoding GatB/YqeY domain-containing protein — protein MTIEEQLVADMKTAMKAREEGKLRLSTIRMVRAAIKNSEIAKRRPLSDDEVLEVLAKELKERRDSIPEFARGGRADLVAKLEEEIRILSEYLPKPLSEDEIRRLAQETIEEVGATGQRDLGKVMGAIIPKTRGRADGRTVNKIVRELLEH, from the coding sequence GTGACTATTGAGGAGCAGCTGGTTGCGGATATGAAGACTGCTATGAAGGCTCGGGAAGAAGGGAAATTACGCCTGAGCACCATTCGCATGGTTCGAGCGGCCATCAAGAATTCGGAGATTGCCAAAAGACGTCCGCTTAGCGACGATGAAGTTCTTGAGGTATTGGCCAAGGAGCTCAAAGAGCGCCGAGACAGCATTCCGGAGTTTGCCCGGGGAGGCCGCGCTGATCTCGTGGCTAAGTTGGAAGAAGAGATCAGAATTCTAAGCGAATATCTACCGAAACCGTTGTCCGAGGATGAGATACGCCGGCTGGCTCAGGAGACTATTGAGGAAGTTGGAGCTACTGGCCAGAGGGATCTTGGCAAAGTGATGGGCGCAATCATCCCGAAGACCCGAGGCCGAGCTGATGGCCGTACGGTTAACAAGATTGTTCGCGAACTGCTGGAACACTGA